The DNA segment GGTCATGTACGTCCTGCCCAATCCTGCCCAAAAGCGGCGAGTAGGTTTTGCCGCGGGCAAACGCCTGGGCGGAGCGGTCGTCCGGAATCGGGTAAAACGATTGCTGCGCGAGGCTTACCGCATGCGGCAGCATGAGCTGCGCCAGGATGTGGATTTGATTATTGTGGGGCGAAAGCCGGCTGTGGATTCCAATGCCCAGGCGGTGACGAAAGCTTTTTTAGACCTGTGTAAACGGGCACAAATTCTGGCTGATAAGTAGGTAGTTTATTATGAAAGAAATCGCGCTATTTTTGATACGGTGTTATCAAAAATATATTTCTCCTTTAAAACCGCCTACTTGCCGTTTTGTGCCTACTTGTTCTGAATATGCCATAATAGCGATTGAAAAATATGGGGTTGTACGTGGTTGTTATCTGGCAGTGCGCCGCATTTTGCGCTGCCATCCTTTTCATCCCGGTGGGTATGATCCCGTTTGATATATAATTATATTAATGTTTATCGTGAATAGCGAGCCAGAGTTAGGAGTGAGATTTTGTTCGAGTCGATCGTTGTACATCCGTTGCAAGCAGTGCTGACATTCTTTTATAATATTACGGTATCTTTAGGTATCGCTAATTATGGGATTGCCATCATTTTGCTTACCATAGCCATAAAGCTTGTTTTGTACCCTCTGACGGTAAAGCAGATCAAATCCATGAAAGCTATGCAGGAATTGCAGCCTAAAATCAAAGAAATGCAGGAAAAGCATAAAGGAAATCCGGAAAAGCTGAATAAGGAAATGGCGGCTGTTTATAAAAATTCCGGTGTTAATCCGATGGCCGGCTGTTTGCCGATGATTATCCAGATGCCTTTTTTAATCGGTATTTTTTATGCTATTCGTGATTTTCATTATGTGGGAGATCCGGGCTTTTTGTGGATGGCCAATTTGGCTGAACAGGCCAAACTGGTCGATCCTTATTATGTCTTGCCGGTTCTGTCGGCTCTTACCACCTTTTATCAGCAGCGCCAGACCATGAGTGGCGCCGACCCTTCGGCGAAACAGCAAAATCAGATTATGATGATTTTCATGCCGTTATTTATCGGCTATATTACGATTACTTTCCCGGCTGGACTTGGGATTTACTGGGTAGTTAGCAATCTGATTCAGATTGCTCAGCAGTGGTATATGTACCGTGGCACAACTGCTATTCAAGGGGAGGCTAAATAATACCATGACTTCTTTGGAGAAGACCGGAAGAACTGTCGAGGAAGCACTGGAAGCGGCTCTTACCGAACTGGGTGTGAGCCGGGAGCGTGTAGAGTATGAGGTCCTTGAAAATCCAAGCAAAGGCTTGTTTGGATTGATTGGAGCGAAACCTGCCCGGGTGTTGGTTACAGTCAAGGAAATAGATCCGTTAGAAGTTGCTATGACCTTTCTGCAGAGTATTTTTGCTACCATGCAGTTACAGGTTGCTGTGGAAAAAATGACTCGCGATGAACATGTGATTTTAAATCTGCGCGGTGAGGATCTGGGTATTCTAATCGGTAAGCATGGCCAAACCCTGGATGCTTTGCAGTATCTGACCAATTTGGCGGCTAACCGGGATGCCGAGAATAAAGTGCGGCTTGTTCTGGATGTGGAGGATTATCGCAAGCGCCGGACGGAAACCTTGTCTCGTTTGGCTTTGCGCCTGGCCGATAAGGTAAAGCGGCGCGGCGAGAAGGTGGCGTTGGAACCGATGAGTCCTCATGAACGGAAAATCATTCATGTCGCTTTGCAAGATGATAGCCGGATTGTTACCTATAGTGAAGGGGATGAGCCCTTCCGCAAGGTGGTTATTGCTTTAAAACGCTAGCCTATTTTATATGGGAAAACCCAGTAATAATTTTATTACTGGGTTTTCCCATATTGGACGTATGTCAGGTATTGATTTGATCGAATAATAGTTAGGGAACCGCTGACTGATTCGCGCTGCGCGTCCGAACGGAGTTTTTTTCGTCTGACTGGGTCGGCAAAACCTTGCAATAGCCTAATTATCCCTGTGTTTTGCTTCCTTGTCAGACGAAGAAATCAGACCGACAGGCTTATTAAATCAGCGATTCCTATAGACAGGAATCATAACGGGAGTGAAGGTAACGTGTATCAGGAGGATACGATTGCGGCGGTAGCGACTGCAGCGGGGGAAGGCGGTATTGGAATTATCCGTCTGAGCGGCAGGCTGGCTGAATCGATTGCCGGCGCTATATTTAAGGGAATAAAGGGGAAAACGGCAGCCGCAATACAGTCTTATCAGGCTGCTTACGGTCATGTTATCCAGCCGGAAACAGGACAGGCAATTGATGAGGTTTTGCTGCTTGTGATGCGGGCGCCTCATTCTTATACTTGTGAAGATGTGGTGGAAATTCATTGCCATGGCGGAGCGGTTTCCCTGCAAAGGATTTTGTCTTTAGTCTTAAGTCAGGGTGCCAGGCTGGCCGAGCCCGGTGAATTTACCAAACGGGCTTTTTTAAACGGCCGTCTGGATCTAACGCAGGCTGAAGCGGTTATTGATATTATTCGTTCCAAAACCGATACTTCGCTTAAAGTGGCGGTCAACCATTTGTCCGGCAGTTTGTCGCAGCAGATTGGCGCTATGCGTCATAAGTTGCTCGCTATGATCGCTCATTTGGAGGCGGCTATTGATTTTCCGGAGGAAGATATTGAAGAAGTGGCGGCCAGCGAAGTGGCGGTCCAGATAGCTGATTTATTGCAAGAAATCGGCAAACTGTTGTCTACAGCCCATACGGGCCGGATTTTAAGAGACGGGCTGGAAACGGTAATTATCGGCAAACCTAATGTGGGAAAATCCAGTCTGCTTAATGCGCTAATCAAAGAAAACCGGGCTATTGTTACCGATGTTCCGGGAACAACCCGCGATGTGATTGAGGAATATGTTAATATCCAGGGAATTCCGCTTAAAATTGTGGATACCGCCGGTATCCGGGAAACCGCCGATTTAGTGGAACAGCTAGGAGTGGAACGGGCCCGTTCCTTTGTAGAGCGGGCTGATCTGATTTTGCTGCTGCTCGATGCATCTCTGCCGTTAACGAAGGAAGATCATGAAGTGCTAGCGATGCTGTCTGGCCGCAACGCGTTGATTTTGTTGAATAAAACTGATTTACCGGTTTGCCTGGACAGTGAGGCTATCGAAGCCATGGCCAGCGGTGCCGCCGTTTATAAAATTTCCGTCCACACCGGTGAAGGTATACCGGAGCTGGAGCAAGCTATTGTCGATGCTGTTTATGGCGGACAGGTAGCTATGGGCGAAGGTATTTTTGTTACCAATGTAAGGCATGAGGCCCTGTTAGATAAGGCTCGCCAAAGCCTGGAGGAGGTCCGCCATACCATTGAGGCCCAAATGCCGCCTGATTGCATTGTCGTTGATCTTCGGGAAGCCTGGGAACGGCTGGGGGAGATTACCGGCGATACCGTTCATGAGGATATCGTAGCGGAAATCTTTAGTCAATTTTGTATAGGCAAGTAAGTGTTAGTAGGAGATGATACTGGATGTATGTAGCAGGAAAATATGATGTAGTGGTCATCGGCGCCGGTCATGCCGGCTGCGAGGCGGCCTTGGCGGCGGCCCGTCTGGGTTGCAGCACGTTGCTGGCCACGTTGAATATGGATAATATCGCACTTATGCCCTGCAATCCGGCCGTTGGTGGCCCGGCTAAAGGTCATTTGGTCAGGGAGATTGACGCCTTAGGCGGTCAAATGGGGCTGAATACCGACCAGACCTGTATTCAGATGCGCATGCTCAATACCGGCAAGGGGCCGGCTGTTCACGCACTGCGGGCCCAGGCCGACAAGGTGTGGTATCAAAATAATATGAAACACACGGTGGAAAATCAGGCCGGTTTGGATGTAAAACAGGTACTGGTAGATAAAATTCTGACTGCCGGCGGCCGGATTAGCGGCATTCAGATTGAGACTGGCGAAGTATACGAGTGCCAGTGTGTTATCCTTGCCACCGGCACTTATCTGCGGGGGAAAATTATTTTGGGTGAGCTCAGCTATGCCGGTGGTCCGAACGGCCAGCGGGCGGCCCAGATGCTTAGTCAGTCGTTGCGTGAGCTTGGTATTGAGTTAATGCGGTTTAAAACTGGGACGCCGGCCCGGGTGGACCGGCGAACACTTGATTTTTCCAAGATGACTATTCAACCAGGTGACGAGCAGATCCATAATTTTTCATTTATGAGTGATGTTACTACCAGGGA comes from the Propionispora hippei DSM 15287 genome and includes:
- the yidD gene encoding membrane protein insertion efficiency factor YidD; protein product: MKEIALFLIRCYQKYISPLKPPTCRFVPTCSEYAIIAIEKYGVVRGCYLAVRRILRCHPFHPGGYDPV
- the jag gene encoding RNA-binding cell elongation regulator Jag/EloR, whose product is MTSLEKTGRTVEEALEAALTELGVSRERVEYEVLENPSKGLFGLIGAKPARVLVTVKEIDPLEVAMTFLQSIFATMQLQVAVEKMTRDEHVILNLRGEDLGILIGKHGQTLDALQYLTNLAANRDAENKVRLVLDVEDYRKRRTETLSRLALRLADKVKRRGEKVALEPMSPHERKIIHVALQDDSRIVTYSEGDEPFRKVVIALKR
- the mnmE gene encoding tRNA uridine-5-carboxymethylaminomethyl(34) synthesis GTPase MnmE; amino-acid sequence: MYQEDTIAAVATAAGEGGIGIIRLSGRLAESIAGAIFKGIKGKTAAAIQSYQAAYGHVIQPETGQAIDEVLLLVMRAPHSYTCEDVVEIHCHGGAVSLQRILSLVLSQGARLAEPGEFTKRAFLNGRLDLTQAEAVIDIIRSKTDTSLKVAVNHLSGSLSQQIGAMRHKLLAMIAHLEAAIDFPEEDIEEVAASEVAVQIADLLQEIGKLLSTAHTGRILRDGLETVIIGKPNVGKSSLLNALIKENRAIVTDVPGTTRDVIEEYVNIQGIPLKIVDTAGIRETADLVEQLGVERARSFVERADLILLLLDASLPLTKEDHEVLAMLSGRNALILLNKTDLPVCLDSEAIEAMASGAAVYKISVHTGEGIPELEQAIVDAVYGGQVAMGEGIFVTNVRHEALLDKARQSLEEVRHTIEAQMPPDCIVVDLREAWERLGEITGDTVHEDIVAEIFSQFCIGK
- the rnpA gene encoding ribonuclease P protein component, with product MYKLKKQGILHKNKQFQTVYKTGKSYSNRMLVMYVLPNPAQKRRVGFAAGKRLGGAVVRNRVKRLLREAYRMRQHELRQDVDLIIVGRKPAVDSNAQAVTKAFLDLCKRAQILADK
- a CDS encoding YidC/Oxa1 family membrane protein insertase is translated as MLFESIVVHPLQAVLTFFYNITVSLGIANYGIAIILLTIAIKLVLYPLTVKQIKSMKAMQELQPKIKEMQEKHKGNPEKLNKEMAAVYKNSGVNPMAGCLPMIIQMPFLIGIFYAIRDFHYVGDPGFLWMANLAEQAKLVDPYYVLPVLSALTTFYQQRQTMSGADPSAKQQNQIMMIFMPLFIGYITITFPAGLGIYWVVSNLIQIAQQWYMYRGTTAIQGEAK